The Hyphomonas sediminis genome contains the following window.
AATTGTTGGTCCGGATTCGCGCGCATTGCTGCTTGCGTTCGCCATGTGTGGCGGGGCCGCGGTCTATTTGTCGGTCCCATTTGAGCCGACCCTGACTGAAACCATTGGTCTGTTTTCCGGCGGCGCAATCCTCATTGTGCTCGTTCGCCGCTTTCACAGCTCCAACACTGTTTATGCTTCGGTGATCGCCCTTTTCGGCGTGGTGCTCGGCTATTCGGCGGGCGCGCTCAGGGCCAGGCTCGTCGATGCCCCCATTATCGAGCGCGAAACCCGACCTGTTATGCTTGAGGGGTGGGTGGCGAACATCGAGTCCGGCCAAAAGGGTCCAAGGCTAAAGATCAATGTCCATTCCATTGCGGGTTTTCCGCATGACGCGCTGCCCAAAACAGTAAGGGTCACCCATCGCGCGCGGATTGAAGTGTCGTCAGGTCGCTTCGTGCGATGTTGGGTCGTGCTCCGCCCCCCGCCATCGCCAACCATCTCCGGGGATTATGATTTCAGGCGGCAGGCATATTTCCAACAACTTGGCGCGGTTGGATACGTCCAGGGAAGATGCCGTGGCGGCGCTCTTGGGGCGCCGCATTCCTTTTCCGAGCGCGCCGAACTTTGGATTGCCGCAAAGCGCAGAAACGCGGCTGTGTATATCAACGATGCGGCCGGCGAGCGCGCCGGCGGCTTGGCAGCCGCTTTGATCGCCGGCGATCGCAGCTTTCTTTCTCAGGAAGATCAGGAAGCCATGCGGAACACAGGCCTCGCCCATCTTCTGGCAATTTCGGGACTGCATCTGTCGATCGTTGGCGGACTGACATTCTTCATGGTTCGACGGCTGCTTGTCCTCATCGAGCCTCTGGCGCTTCGGGTTCCGGTGCAAAAGATTGCGGCGGTTGTCGCGCTGACGGTCTGCGCCGCCTATCTGATTGCGTCCGGCGCAACGGTCTCTACGCAGCGGGCCTTCATAATGGCGGCAATTGTTTTCCTTGCGGTGGTATTTGACAGGGCAGCAATCAGTCTGCGCACCTTCGCCGTCGCGTTCATCGTTATCGTTTTGGTTCAGCCTGAAAGCGTTCTGACGCCGGGTTTCCAGATGTCTTTCGCCGCTACCGGCGCCTTAATCGCGGCGTACGAAGTGTGGCGCAATCATAGGTCTACGAAAGAGCGTGTCCTCGGCCCTATGGCGTTCGCCTGGGCGTCGATCATCGTTACATCAGTAGTATCCGATGCAGCTACCGCGCCATTTTCGTTCTACCATTTCGACCGCCTCTCGCCGGTGGGCTTGTTTGCCAACTTCGCGATCATGCCAGTCGTAACCTTCGTCGCGGCACCGGCCGCCGCCTTGGCGGTTATCCTTGCCATCTTCGGACACGCCGATATCGGTCTCCATCTATTTGGCCAGTCCCTGGAACTGGTCTTGTCGATGACGCATTTCTTCAACGATCTTTCCCCTGGCGTGGTGCGTATGCCCGTGCCAATGCCGTCATCCGCATTGCTCTGCCTGTCGCTGTCACTGGCGGCCATAATGATCTTTTCTGGCTGGATGCGCATTCTTGGCGGTCTGGCGCTCATGCTGCCCGCGGTCCTCCTGTGGATCGACGCTCCGCGCATTTTGCTTCATTGGTCAGCGTCCGGGGATGTATTCATTGCTGATGACAGCGGATACGTCTCACGGATCGAGCTGACGAAAGGGGAGGGGCTAGCGCCTCTGCGTTTCAGTGAGGCGGAAGATGCGCCGGTTTGTGGCGCGCCAGTGTGCGACTATTCCTCTCTGGACGGAAGAACAATCCGTATATCTGGAATGCCCGGCCAAACGGATGCCAAGTTCGTAGGCTTGCATATCGCCCTTGGGCGCAGCTCGACGCAGCCGGAAATGGAACTGGACTGGAGTGAAATTGAAGCTCTGGGCAGCGTCAGCATCTATATCCAGAATGGCGAACTGAGACTATCCCGAATGCAAAACTGCACCGAACGTCCATGG
Protein-coding sequences here:
- a CDS encoding ComEC/Rec2 family competence protein, which translates into the protein MLLAFAMCGGAAVYLSVPFEPTLTETIGLFSGGAILIVLVRRFHSSNTVYASVIALFGVVLGYSAGALRARLVDAPIIERETRPVMLEGWVANIESGQKGPRLKINVHSIAGFPHDALPKTVRVTHRARIEVSSGRFVRCWVVLRPPPSPTISGDYDFRRQAYFQQLGAVGYVQGRCRGGALGAPHSFSERAELWIAAKRRNAAVYINDAAGERAGGLAAALIAGDRSFLSQEDQEAMRNTGLAHLLAISGLHLSIVGGLTFFMVRRLLVLIEPLALRVPVQKIAAVVALTVCAAYLIASGATVSTQRAFIMAAIVFLAVVFDRAAISLRTFAVAFIVIVLVQPESVLTPGFQMSFAATGALIAAYEVWRNHRSTKERVLGPMAFAWASIIVTSVVSDAATAPFSFYHFDRLSPVGLFANFAIMPVVTFVAAPAAALAVILAIFGHADIGLHLFGQSLELVLSMTHFFNDLSPGVVRMPVPMPSSALLCLSLSLAAIMIFSGWMRILGGLALMLPAVLLWIDAPRILLHWSASGDVFIADDSGYVSRIELTKGEGLAPLRFSEAEDAPVCGAPVCDYSSLDGRTIRISGMPGQTDAKFVGLHIALGRSSTQPEMELDWSEIEALGSVSIYIQNGELRLSRMQNCTERPWRRCSSNAQSGPKGAAAYFSEIIHSGE